A region from the Vicia villosa cultivar HV-30 ecotype Madison, WI linkage group LG3, Vvil1.0, whole genome shotgun sequence genome encodes:
- the LOC131658415 gene encoding uncharacterized protein LOC131658415: MSNKNHLPHFLKSAWITGNFKYLGDTENLSNVTGNFEKTMRTRGRDDTVAGRAIDRVDARARADADEADTSVLRAGRVPPTGVCDCCKQPVATAEEQVPVTDEEVPRVEERVTVVEEGVAEERVMHDTDTTTAASTELSVYTDGVFPGGPSDMSILTGYADHERPVLKVTSHRSKLKNFLKRPMLEHVARIVWDFYLLEFARCSLTMLDAPLLLAFVEIWHPETSSFHLPFGEMAVTLDDVHSLFHLPIAGTFFTPFHRDQATTVHMVIDALDVNELVVLKEFGDTRGFHLRMFWLRKVYQPLVDAGSYQVAAKAYMLHLVACTFFAHKFGVYIYVHYLTLFSDLKTPY, from the exons ATGTCCAACAAAAATCATTTACCACATTTTTTGAAATCTGCGTGGATAACcggaaattttaaatatttgggCGATACCGAAAATCTGAGCAACGTTACCGGAAATTTCGAGAAAACAA tgAGGACTAGAGGCAGGGATGATACTGTTGCGGGACGGGCCATCGATAGAGTCGATGCTCGTGCTCGAGCTGATGCTGATGAGGCTGATACGTCAGTCTTACGTGCTGGACGCGTTCCTCCGACCG GAGTCTGTGACTGTTGCAAGCAGCCGGTGGCCACTGCTGAGGAGCAGGTACCTGTTACTGATGAGGAGGTGCCTAGGGTTGAGGAGCGAGTGACTGTGGTTGAGGAGGGGGTTGCGGAGGAGCGGGTGATGCATGATACAGACACTACTACAGCTGCATCTACTGAGCTATCAGTATACACTGATGGAGTTTTTCCAGGAGGACCTTCTGACATGTCCATTTTGACAGGATATGCTGACCAT GAGCGTCCAGTGCTGAAGGTCACTTCTCACAGGtcgaagttgaagaacttccTTAAGAGACCGATGCTTGAGCACGTGGCGAGGATAGTTTGGGACTTCTATTTGCTGGAATTTGCTAGATGCTCCCTGACGATGCTGGACGCCCCTCTATTATTAGCTTTTGTAGAGATATGGCACCCAGAGACCTCATCCTTCCATCTTCCATTCGGTGAGATGGCAGTGACTCTGGATGATGTGCATTCCCTATTTCACCTTCCTATTGCTGGTACGTTTTTTACACCATTTCATAGGGACCAGGCGACGACGGTGCACATGGTGATAGATGCATTAGATGTTAATGAGCTGGTTGTGCTCAAGGAGTTTGGTGACACTCGAGGCTTTCACCTAAGGATGTTTTGGTTGAGGAAGGTTTATCAGCCGCTTGTCGATGCAGGGAGTTATCAGGTTGCCGCTAAGGCGTACATGCTACATCTAGTAGCATGTACTTTCTTTGCGCACAAATTTGGAGTTTATATATATGTCCACTATCTTACTCTCTTCAGCGACCTTAAGACCCCGTATTGA